The Gopherus evgoodei ecotype Sinaloan lineage chromosome 8, rGopEvg1_v1.p, whole genome shotgun sequence genome includes a region encoding these proteins:
- the CDKN2AIPNL gene encoding CDKN2AIP N-terminal-like protein → MVGELEEAEFPELFRSYSENERHWRARREFILRNLPPDWAGGAPRPAGRIDQLLSLSMVWANHLFLGCSYSKDLLDKVIEMAEGIEVEDVPQFTTRDEIMKKHQH, encoded by the exons ATGGTGGGGGAGCTGGAAGAGGCCGAGTTCCCCGAGCTGTTCCGCTCCTACTCGGAGAACGAGAGGCACTGGCGGGCCCGCCGCGAGTTCATCCTGCGGAACCTGCCCCCAGACTGGGCGGGGGGAGCGCCACGGCCCGCCGGCCGCATCGACCAACTGCTCTCGCTCTCCATGGTGTGGGCCAACCACCTCTTCCTGGGCTGCAG TTACAGCAAAGACCTTTTAGACAAGGTAATAGAAATGGCTGAGGGGATTGAAGTTGAAGATGTACCACAGTTTACTACGCGTGATGAAATAATGAAAAAG cATCAACATTAG